A region of the Deinococcus aquiradiocola genome:
TTCGTCCATGATGACGACGTGCCGCGCGAACGCCGCGCTGCGCGCCACGGCCACGCCCTGCCGCTGCCCGCCGGACAGCGTCTCGACCGGCTGTTTCATGCTCTTGATGGCGAACTGCAGGCCCGACATGTGGCGCACCGCCTCGTCGTGCATCTTCTTCTTGTCGAGCACCTTGAAGAGCCGTCCGAGCGGGCCGGGACGCAGGATCTCGCGGCCCAGGAACAGGTTCTCGGCGATGGTCATGGCGGGCGCCACCGCGAGGTCCTGGTACACGGTCTCGATGCCGTTCTTGCGGGCGTCGATGGGGCTCTTGAAGTGCACCTGCTGCCCGTCGAGGTAGATCTCGCCGCTGTCGGGGATGGTCGCGCCGGACAGCGCCTTGATGAGGCTGGATTTCCCGGCGCCGTTGTCACCGATGACCGCCATGATCTCGCCGGGGCGCAGTTCGAAGTCGGCGCCGCCCATGGCGACCACCGAGCCGTACTTCTTGACGAGGTTGCGGGCCTCCATCACGAGGGGACGGGCGGGCGTGGGCTGCGGGGCGGGCACGTTCTGCAGGGCGGTCATCAGGACTTCCTCCGGGAGAACTGGTCGAGGGCGACCGCGAGAATGATCAGGATGCCGGTGATGAGGTTCTGGTACACGCTGTCCAGGCCCATCAGGGTCAGGCCGCTGCGGAACACGCCCACGATGAGCGCGCCGATCAGGGTGCCGAGCACGTTGCCGCGCCCGCCGAAGAGGCTGGTGCCGCCGATCACGACGGCCGTGATGCTTTCGAGGTTCTCGGTGGTGCCCGCCTCGGGGGACGCGCCGCCGATGCGTTCCAGCAGCAGCAGGGCCGCCACGCCGTACAGCAGGCCCGCGAAGGTGTACACCGACATCAGCAGGCGGTTCTGCGGGATGCCGCTCAGGCGGACCGCTTCGGGGTTGTTGCCGAGCGCGTAGATGTGACGGCCCGGCGCGGTGAAGTTCAGGTGCAGCCACGTCACGAAGAACAGCGCCACCATCAGCAGCGACCCGTACGTGAAGGGCGTGCCGAACACGCTGAAGCGGTGCGCGAGGAACGTCAGGCCGTCCGGGGGCATGGCGACGCTGGTCGAGTGGCTGTAGATCTTCACGGCCGCGAACACGATGGAGTACATGCCGAGCGTCACGATGAACGGCGGGAGCTTCCATTTCGTGATGAGCAGGCCGTTGAGCCAGCCGACGAACGCGCCGACCGCGAAGCCCGCCAGGATGGCCAGCACGACCGGGACGCCCTGCTCGACGGCGAGCTTGCCGATCACCATGCTGGAGAGCGCCATGATCATCCCGCAGCTCAGGTCGATGCCGGCCGTCAGGATGATGAGCGTCTGCGCGATGGCGATCACGCCCACGAACGACGCCTGCTGCAGGATCAGCGAGAAGGTGTTCAGGGTCAGGAAGCGGCTGGACTGCGTCGCGAAGAACAGGCACGCGAGCAGCAGCGCGATCAGCGGGCCGAGCGTGCTGAGGTTCGGCACCTGGAAGCGCCGCAGGCCTGCGCCGGGCGCTGCGGGCGTGGGGGTGGGGGTGGACTGTGTCATCTGGACCTCCTCGGTCAGCGCGGTGACCGTCGGGCGGGACGGGGGCGGCCTTACGGGTCGCGGACGGACGGTGCGGGCCGGACTGGCCGTGCTGCGAAAGGCAAAGGGGTGACGCTCAATATGCGCCCGTGTCGTCCGGTGTGCAGCAACCTGCGGGGCGGGTGCGGCTGGCCGGGGCGCGGTCTGTGTTGCGGGGCGTTCTGTGTTGCCTGCCGTGAATCGGGGCGCGGGGCTGAACGACATGAGCCATGAACTTCGGGCGTGACCCTTGTTCACAGCTCATGTTGTGCGCGGGGCGGTCAGGTCAGGCGCGGCGCGCCCGGCCGTGCGGGATCAGTTGCCCCAGCAGTTGGCGAGGCCGAACTTGGTGTCCTTGCTGGTGACGCCCGCGACGCTCTTGTCGCTGATGAGGGTGACGCCGGTGTCGGTGTAGCCGCTGACCTTCTTACCGGTCTTGGCGTAGTTGAGGCCCGCCGCGACGCCCATGCTGGCCATCTTGAGGGGGTACTGCTGGCTGGTCGCGGCGATCACGCCGGCCTGCACGTTGCGGACGCCCGCGCAGCCGCCGTCGACGGAGACGATCATGACGTCCTTCTCCCTGCCGATGGCCTTCAGGGCCTGGTACGCGCCGGCCGCGGCGGGCTCGTTGATGGTGTACACGAGGTTGATGTCGGGGTTCTTCTGGAGGCAGTTCTCCATCGCGGTCTGGCCCTTGGCCTGGTCGCCGAAGGAGTCGGCGGCAC
Encoded here:
- a CDS encoding ABC transporter permease; its protein translation is MTQSTPTPTPAAPGAGLRRFQVPNLSTLGPLIALLLACLFFATQSSRFLTLNTFSLILQQASFVGVIAIAQTLIILTAGIDLSCGMIMALSSMVIGKLAVEQGVPVVLAILAGFAVGAFVGWLNGLLITKWKLPPFIVTLGMYSIVFAAVKIYSHSTSVAMPPDGLTFLAHRFSVFGTPFTYGSLLMVALFFVTWLHLNFTAPGRHIYALGNNPEAVRLSGIPQNRLLMSVYTFAGLLYGVAALLLLERIGGASPEAGTTENLESITAVVIGGTSLFGGRGNVLGTLIGALIVGVFRSGLTLMGLDSVYQNLITGILIILAVALDQFSRRKS
- a CDS encoding ATP-binding cassette domain-containing protein, with the translated sequence MTALQNVPAPQPTPARPLVMEARNLVKKYGSVVAMGGADFELRPGEIMAVIGDNGAGKSSLIKALSGATIPDSGEIYLDGQQVHFKSPIDARKNGIETVYQDLAVAPAMTIAENLFLGREILRPGPLGRLFKVLDKKKMHDEAVRHMSGLQFAIKSMKQPVETLSGGQRQGVAVARSAAFARHVVIMDEPTAALGVREGNMVLDLIRQVRDNGLPVILISHNMPHVFEIADRIHVHRMGKRAALLNPRKISMADTVSVMTGAIKPEDLSADLLAH